One Cellulosimicrobium protaetiae genomic region harbors:
- a CDS encoding YihY/virulence factor BrkB family protein, which yields MLALATLVWLAVALLARRAPRVRSTVSTATSTLLALVAVGGVTAVVAAVVGDRGLAGLLVVVVGAPVAAGAIAAGVWCARSVVVPWQAWRRERAAGHPSWQERVLERAARTGPRVHGVRVVDVVARSAFRVAGVRVTGLAAEMSYYGLISLVPLTTAVGASLGFLRPLLGDDAVDSIRASIVDALTTVFAEHVSVSVVAPLVDGLLDEQRTGFAIGSFLVALWLASRVFRAAVRALDDAYGVDRRRGVVAQYVLGIALALGAIVTAVSVVALVVVGPLLGDGQELTERLGLDAAFRQTWDVLRWPTVVLVCGAYLTLLYRYAPNVDVTWTRCLPGAAVGTSGVLLVSWGFSLYLRVVVPTAPGTEPGSAAVVQAAGQMLGLVLVGVLWGWLTSIVVLVGGVVNAEADPARDVPAGRATGWPASAVVPERGEERAAAGRVGPPA from the coding sequence GTGCTCGCCCTCGCGACCCTCGTGTGGCTGGCCGTCGCCCTTCTCGCGCGCCGCGCGCCGCGTGTCCGGTCGACGGTCAGCACCGCGACGTCGACGCTGCTCGCGCTGGTCGCCGTCGGGGGCGTGACCGCCGTCGTCGCGGCGGTCGTGGGCGACCGCGGTCTCGCCGGTCTCCTCGTGGTGGTCGTGGGTGCCCCGGTCGCCGCGGGCGCGATCGCGGCAGGGGTCTGGTGCGCTCGGTCGGTGGTCGTCCCGTGGCAGGCGTGGCGACGCGAGCGGGCCGCGGGTCACCCGTCGTGGCAGGAGCGCGTGCTCGAGCGGGCTGCCAGGACCGGTCCCCGTGTGCACGGGGTGCGGGTGGTCGACGTCGTGGCGCGCTCCGCGTTCCGCGTCGCCGGGGTGCGGGTCACCGGGCTCGCCGCCGAGATGTCGTACTACGGGCTCATCTCGCTCGTCCCGCTCACGACCGCGGTCGGGGCGAGCCTGGGCTTCCTGCGTCCGCTGCTCGGCGACGACGCGGTCGACTCGATCCGGGCGTCCATCGTCGACGCCCTCACGACGGTGTTCGCCGAGCACGTGTCGGTCTCCGTCGTGGCCCCGCTCGTCGACGGGCTCCTCGACGAGCAGCGCACCGGGTTCGCGATCGGGTCCTTCCTCGTCGCCCTGTGGCTCGCGAGCCGCGTCTTCCGCGCCGCGGTGCGTGCGCTCGACGACGCGTACGGGGTGGACCGGCGGCGCGGCGTGGTGGCGCAGTACGTCCTCGGGATCGCGCTGGCGCTCGGCGCCATCGTCACCGCGGTGTCCGTCGTCGCGCTGGTCGTCGTGGGGCCGTTGCTCGGCGACGGCCAGGAGCTCACCGAGCGCCTGGGGCTCGACGCGGCGTTCCGGCAGACGTGGGACGTGCTGCGCTGGCCGACGGTCGTGCTCGTCTGCGGGGCCTACCTGACGCTGCTCTACCGCTATGCGCCGAACGTCGACGTGACCTGGACGCGGTGCCTGCCGGGTGCCGCGGTCGGGACCTCCGGCGTCCTCCTGGTGTCGTGGGGGTTCAGCCTCTACCTGCGTGTCGTCGTGCCGACGGCGCCGGGGACGGAGCCGGGGAGCGCGGCCGTCGTCCAGGCTGCCGGGCAGATGCTCGGCCTGGTCCTCGTCGGGGTCCTGTGGGGATGGCTCACGAGCATCGTCGTCCTCGTCGGCGGGGTCGTGAACGCGGAGGCGGACCCGGCCCGGGACGTGCCCGCGGGGCGTGCGACCGGGTGGCCGGCGAGCGCCGTCGTGCCCGAGCGTGGCGAGGAGAGGGCGGCCGCCGGGCGTGTGGGTCCCCCCGCCTAG
- a CDS encoding ATP-binding protein, which translates to MTSLTTGAAGSPDATTELRPPAELRFADELAVLAEADARRGADVPPGWRLSPRAVRAFVVGDAELGVSRKFFGDDPLVDRAVVSLLGRQGLMLVGEPGTAKSLLSELLTAAASGTSTLTVQGTAGTSEDHVRYSWNYALLIAEGPSERSLVPSPVFRAMESGRVARFEEITRCAPEIQDTLVSVLSEKQLMVPELGADARVAARPGFNVLATANLRDRGVHEMSAALKRRFNFETVAPIRDRAFEMELVESRLTAELGPATERPRLDRDVLEVLVTVFQDLRTGTTASGAPVKRPETVMSTAEAVNVAIAASLEARYLGDGTVTAGQVARQVGGVALKGDEEDARRLRHYVDNVVRERARSDARWKDFLTAAGDLWR; encoded by the coding sequence GTGACGAGCCTGACCACGGGGGCGGCGGGCTCGCCCGACGCCACGACCGAGCTCCGGCCCCCGGCCGAGTTGCGCTTCGCGGACGAGCTCGCGGTGCTGGCCGAGGCGGACGCGCGACGCGGGGCCGACGTCCCGCCGGGATGGCGGCTGAGCCCCCGCGCGGTGCGCGCGTTCGTCGTGGGCGACGCCGAGCTCGGCGTGAGCCGCAAGTTCTTCGGTGACGACCCGCTCGTCGACCGCGCGGTCGTGTCGTTGTTGGGCCGGCAGGGGCTCATGCTCGTCGGCGAGCCGGGCACGGCGAAGTCGCTCCTGTCCGAGCTGCTGACCGCGGCGGCGAGCGGCACGTCGACGCTCACGGTCCAGGGCACCGCGGGCACGAGCGAGGACCACGTGCGCTACTCGTGGAACTACGCGCTGCTCATCGCCGAGGGGCCGAGCGAGCGCTCGCTCGTCCCCTCGCCGGTCTTCCGGGCGATGGAGAGCGGTCGCGTCGCGCGCTTCGAGGAGATCACGCGCTGCGCCCCGGAGATCCAGGACACCCTCGTGTCCGTGCTCTCGGAGAAGCAGCTCATGGTCCCTGAGCTCGGCGCCGACGCGCGCGTCGCGGCACGACCCGGCTTCAACGTCCTCGCGACGGCGAACCTGCGCGACCGCGGCGTCCACGAGATGTCGGCGGCGCTCAAGCGACGCTTCAACTTCGAGACCGTCGCGCCCATCCGCGACCGCGCGTTCGAGATGGAGCTCGTCGAGAGCCGGCTCACCGCGGAGCTCGGCCCGGCCACGGAGCGCCCGCGGCTCGACCGCGACGTCCTCGAGGTGCTCGTCACCGTCTTCCAGGACCTGCGCACGGGCACGACGGCGAGCGGCGCCCCGGTCAAGAGACCCGAGACGGTGATGTCGACGGCCGAGGCCGTGAACGTGGCGATCGCCGCGTCGCTCGAGGCGCGGTACCTGGGCGACGGCACGGTCACCGCCGGCCAGGTCGCGCGGCAGGTGGGCGGGGTCGCGCTCAAGGGCGACGAGGAGGACGCGCGGCGCCTGCGGCACTACGTCGACAACGTGGTGCGCGAGCGCGCGCGCTCGGACGCGCGGTGGAAGGACTTCCTCACCGCGGCGGGCGACCTGTGGCGGTAG